The following are encoded together in the Geitlerinema sp. PCC 9228 genome:
- the ribD gene encoding bifunctional diaminohydroxyphosphoribosylaminopyrimidine deaminase/5-amino-6-(5-phosphoribosylamino)uracil reductase RibD, whose protein sequence is MASDAAQPSDSESIYHVSAFDRAMMQRCLHLARQALGRTAPNPLVGCVIVKNGRIVGEGFHPGAGYPHAEVRALQAAQERAKGATLYVNLEPCNHYGRTPPCTEAAIAAQVAKVVVGVQDPDPRVSGSGIAKLRSAGIEVVVGVETEDCWQLNEAFWYRTVRGVPLGILKYAMSADGKIATTTGHSAWVTGETARHWVHQLRSSCDAVVVGGNTVRQDNPYLTSHNENLPNPLRVVMSRTLNLPLSAHLWEVERAPTLVLTEPNANPQMQQQLQEMGVEVVEQTPLTPQRVMGYLYERGAMSVLWECGGTLAAQAIAQGAVHKVIAFVAAKLVGGQAAPSPVGDLGILKMTEALPLQNVRWRSLGADYLLEGYLSRTGTPTMETTSRVDRA, encoded by the coding sequence ATGGCATCTGATGCTGCTCAGCCCTCGGATTCCGAGTCCATCTACCATGTTAGTGCTTTTGACCGCGCCATGATGCAGCGGTGCCTTCATTTAGCGCGGCAAGCCCTGGGACGCACGGCCCCCAATCCCTTGGTGGGGTGTGTCATTGTGAAAAATGGACGGATTGTGGGTGAAGGCTTTCATCCTGGTGCTGGGTATCCCCACGCGGAAGTTCGGGCTTTGCAGGCAGCCCAAGAACGAGCCAAAGGCGCTACCCTATATGTTAATTTAGAACCGTGCAATCACTACGGACGCACGCCCCCCTGTACGGAAGCTGCGATCGCAGCGCAAGTGGCCAAGGTGGTGGTGGGGGTGCAAGACCCCGATCCCAGGGTTTCCGGCAGCGGCATTGCCAAATTGCGTTCGGCGGGGATTGAGGTGGTTGTAGGGGTGGAAACCGAGGACTGCTGGCAGCTCAACGAAGCGTTTTGGTACCGAACCGTACGCGGGGTGCCTTTAGGAATTTTAAAATATGCCATGAGCGCCGATGGCAAAATTGCTACTACCACTGGACACAGTGCCTGGGTAACGGGAGAAACGGCACGGCACTGGGTGCACCAGTTGCGTTCTAGCTGCGATGCGGTGGTGGTCGGGGGTAATACCGTACGCCAGGATAATCCCTATTTAACTAGTCACAACGAAAATTTACCCAATCCGCTGCGGGTGGTGATGAGTCGTACGTTGAATTTGCCCCTATCGGCACATTTGTGGGAAGTGGAACGGGCACCAACGTTGGTGCTGACCGAACCCAACGCCAACCCCCAGATGCAGCAGCAGTTGCAGGAAATGGGTGTAGAAGTGGTGGAACAAACTCCGCTAACGCCACAGCGGGTGATGGGCTATCTCTACGAACGCGGTGCCATGTCGGTGTTGTGGGAATGTGGCGGTACGCTGGCCGCCCAAGCGATCGCGCAAGGGGCAGTCCACAAGGTAATCGCTTTTGTAGCAGCCAAATTGGTAGGAGGACAAGCGGCTCCCTCACCAGTGGGAGATTTGGGCATTTTGAAAATGACGGAAGCACTGCCTTTACAAAATGTCCGATGGCGATCGCTGGGTGCTGATTATTTATTGGAAGGATATCTCAGCCGCACGGGAACCCCAACCATGGAAACAACGTCTCGGGTAGATCGGGCTTGA
- a CDS encoding LysR family transcriptional regulator: MQNVTLHQLRVFALAAEHLSFTKAAEELFLTQPTVSMQMKQLTKAVGLPLFEQVGKQLYLTQAGEILYESCQRVFSELGELESAIADLKGLKQGKLKLSAVTTTKYFLPRIISPFCQKYPGVELSLRFTNHQRIWQYFHENQDDFYILSQLPAHVDVTAHKILENPLIAIAPADHPLAQETDIPFERFAEEPFIMRESGSGTRQALEELFQKYKMQPNVRLELGSNEAIKQAVLGGLGISVLSKHAIALEQDTGWFAILNVQDFPIKHHWYAIYPVGKKLSVVARTFLDYLEAERPLIANEKKPNAKEIKNHEHPPQP, encoded by the coding sequence ATTCAAAATGTAACCCTCCATCAACTGCGTGTTTTTGCACTAGCAGCAGAACACCTTAGTTTTACCAAAGCAGCCGAAGAATTGTTTCTAACGCAGCCGACGGTTTCCATGCAGATGAAGCAACTCACCAAAGCTGTAGGACTACCTTTGTTTGAACAGGTGGGCAAACAGCTATACTTAACTCAGGCAGGAGAGATTTTGTACGAAAGCTGCCAGCGAGTTTTTAGTGAGTTGGGAGAGTTAGAAAGCGCGATCGCCGATCTAAAAGGCTTAAAACAAGGCAAACTCAAGTTAAGTGCCGTTACCACAACCAAATATTTTTTACCGCGTATTATCAGTCCTTTTTGCCAGAAATATCCCGGTGTGGAACTATCGTTACGTTTCACCAACCACCAACGGATTTGGCAGTATTTTCACGAAAACCAAGATGATTTTTACATTCTCAGCCAACTCCCCGCCCATGTAGACGTCACCGCTCATAAAATTTTAGAAAATCCCCTCATTGCCATCGCGCCAGCCGACCATCCCCTCGCCCAAGAAACAGATATTCCCTTTGAACGATTTGCCGAAGAACCTTTCATTATGCGCGAATCCGGTTCGGGAACCAGACAAGCCTTAGAAGAATTATTCCAAAAATATAAAATGCAGCCAAATGTCCGCTTGGAACTAGGCAGCAACGAAGCCATCAAACAAGCCGTTTTAGGTGGATTAGGAATTTCTGTTTTATCCAAACACGCGATCGCTTTAGAACAAGATACTGGTTGGTTCGCCATTTTAAACGTCCAAGATTTTCCCATAAAGCATCATTGGTACGCCATCTATCCCGTAGGAAAAAAACTTTCCGTCGTTGCCCGTACTTTTTTAGACTATCTAGAAGCAGAGCGACCATTGATAGCAAATGAGAAAAAACCAAACGCCAAAGAAATCAAAAACCACGAACATCCACCACAGCCATAA